The Marinilabiliales bacterium genome contains the following window.
ATGGGTAAAGACGGAAAGATCAGACTTTTCCGCTGGCAGGAAAATGCAGCCAGGATGGTTGGGTCGGCTGAAGGTATCTACATGGCACAGGTACCCGCAGAGCTTTTCAAAGAAGCGGTGGTAAAAGCCGTGCTCATGAACCGGCATTTTGTTCCCCCGCACGGAACCGGTGCCGCGCTGTATATTCGTCCCCTTCTGCTCGGCACGGGGGCCCAGGTTGGCGTCAAACCGGCAAACGAGTATATGTTCATGGTTTTTGTGACTCCGGTAGGACCATACTTCAAGGAAGGTTTCAACCCGGTCAAAATAGCTGTTGTAAGGGATACCGACAGGGCAGCCCCGCTGGGGACCGGACACATAAAGGTGGGAGGCAACTATGCCGCCAGCCTGCGCGGGGTAATGCGCGCCATTGATGCAGGTTATGGCTCACCCATGTACCTGGATGCAAAGGAGAAAAGATACATAGACGAGATAGGCGCCGCCAATTTCTTTGGAATTAAAGACAACACCTACATTACGCCTAAGTCCGACTCAATACTGCCATCAATTACCAATAAAAGTGTAATGACGATTGCAGAAGATATGGGACTGAAAGTGGAGCGCAGGCCGGTTGCCTTCGATGAGCTTGAAACCTTCGAAGAGGCCGGCGCATGCGGGACAGCAGCCATCATTGCACCGATAGGCGAGGTACACGACCTGGAAACAGGTAAAACAATAAATTATTGCAAAGACGGGAAGCCGGGGCCAATCTCAACGGCGATATATAAAAAGCTGCTCGGCATACAGTTTGGTGATGAAGAAGACAAGTTCGGATGGACAGAGGTTATTGGCTGACAGGTTATGCAGACCGGCGCGGCAATCAGCAACAAGAAGCCGCGGCAATCAGCAACCCGGTGGCAGCGCCTCCAGCAAACAGGAATCTCCACCATCATAAGTAACCAGAAATGAAGAAAGATCCAAAAGTCATCAAGAGGAGGCTGAGAAGCTCCTATTTCATTTCCATAATTAGTATATCACTGTTGCTATTTATGGTGGGACTTATGGGATTCCTGGTGCTCAACGCACGGAACCTTTCCGAATATGTTAAGGAGAACATCAGCTTTTCAGTGATCCTTGACGAGGAAATAAAAGAGGTTGACATCATAAGGATCCAGAAGAACCTCGATGCGGCCCGGTATGTCAAGTCGACCAGGTACATCACCAAAGAGAGGGCCGCCAGTGAGCTGGAAGACATGCTGGGAGAGGATTTTATCAGTTTTCTCGGGTATAACCCGCTGTCGCCCTCAATAGAGGTGAACCTGTTTGCAGCCTGGGCCAACCCCGACAGTATAGCCGTGATAGAAAAAGACATCGAGCAGTTCCAGGATGTTCAGGAGGTGTACTACCAGAAATCGCTCGTACACCTTGTCAATGAAAACATAAGGAGGATAAGCATTATCATCACGGCTTTCAGCCTGATGCTTTTTCTCATATCCCTGTCGCTCATCAACAACACCATAAGGCTTTCGGTCTACGCAAGAAGGTTCATCATTAACACCATGAAGCTCGTAGGTGCCACCAACGCGTTCATAAGAAGGCCCTTCCTCGCAAGGAGTGCTGCGCACGGACTATATGCAGCAATACTGGCAAACGGACTGATGTTTGGGCTTATCTATACTGTTCAAAAAGAGTTTGCCGATCTTTTCGGGTTCCATGACCTGCAAACGATCGGACTGCTGTTTCTGTCAATAGTAATTCTTGGGATAATAATAAACTGGATATCGACCTTTTTTGCTGTAAGCCGGTATCTGCGCATGAAAACTGACGACCTCTACTATTAGAAGGCAAATTATGCAAATAAACTATATAATAATTAATGGCAAAGAAAAAGAAAGAACCGGCAAAGTCCTTTGATTTCCCCTTCGCAAGGGAAAATTACAGGCTTCTGATCATTGGAGTGGTTATAATAGTTGTTGGCTTTATCCTGATGATCGGCGGCGGGTCTGACGACCCTGAAGTCTTCAATCCCGAAATATTCAGTTTTCGCCGCATAACGCTGGCACCACTGGTTGCTGTATTTGGTTTTGTATTCATTATCTACGCCATAATGAAGAAGCCAAAGGAAGACGACCATGAAAGTAAATAACCCCGGCGCCTGTGGGCAGACAACATAACGTTATCACTGACACG
Protein-coding sequences here:
- a CDS encoding branched-chain amino acid aminotransferase → MENTDWKNLPFGYVKTDYNVRCYYRNGKWGELEVTSAEHINIHMAATCLHYGQQAFEGMKAFMGKDGKIRLFRWQENAARMVGSAEGIYMAQVPAELFKEAVVKAVLMNRHFVPPHGTGAALYIRPLLLGTGAQVGVKPANEYMFMVFVTPVGPYFKEGFNPVKIAVVRDTDRAAPLGTGHIKVGGNYAASLRGVMRAIDAGYGSPMYLDAKEKRYIDEIGAANFFGIKDNTYITPKSDSILPSITNKSVMTIAEDMGLKVERRPVAFDELETFEEAGACGTAAIIAPIGEVHDLETGKTINYCKDGKPGPISTAIYKKLLGIQFGDEEDKFGWTEVIG
- a CDS encoding FtsX-like permease family protein, with translation MKKDPKVIKRRLRSSYFISIISISLLLFMVGLMGFLVLNARNLSEYVKENISFSVILDEEIKEVDIIRIQKNLDAARYVKSTRYITKERAASELEDMLGEDFISFLGYNPLSPSIEVNLFAAWANPDSIAVIEKDIEQFQDVQEVYYQKSLVHLVNENIRRISIIITAFSLMLFLISLSLINNTIRLSVYARRFIINTMKLVGATNAFIRRPFLARSAAHGLYAAILANGLMFGLIYTVQKEFADLFGFHDLQTIGLLFLSIVILGIIINWISTFFAVSRYLRMKTDDLYY
- a CDS encoding DUF3098 domain-containing protein; the protein is MAKKKKEPAKSFDFPFARENYRLLIIGVVIIVVGFILMIGGGSDDPEVFNPEIFSFRRITLAPLVAVFGFVFIIYAIMKKPKEDDHESK